In one Saccharomyces eubayanus strain FM1318 chromosome VI, whole genome shotgun sequence genomic region, the following are encoded:
- the MIC19 gene encoding Mic19p: protein MGSNTSKVGTGAEQQQVYTPQTQIDFSQSLVSQLDSSNESDYVTKQNAEKFIEKKVAQRLSDLEVETLKKFESTLNNSLLSDDDKDATDGVSSSSLNGQIESLNKKLTLFDQLELQKLEKYGGAKSKSDTKKDKGDISIKAKLTECLLANRGKSLNCYEEMEEFKKLVMG, encoded by the coding sequence ATGGGCTCGAATACTTCCAAAGTGGGTACAGGTGctgaacaacaacaagtaTACACTCCACAAACTCAGATCGATTTTTCGCAGTCCTTAGTATCTCAATTGGATTCATCAAACGAATCAGACTATGTCACCAAACAAAACGCAGAGAAGTTCATCGAGAAAAAGGTCGCTCAAAGGCTATCTGACTTAGAAGTCGAAACACTGAAGAAGTTCGAGAGTACTTTGAACAATTCCCTATTATCGGATGATGATAAGGATGCCACTGATGGAGTGTCGTCAAGTTCATTGAATGGCCAGATCGAGTCTTTAAATAAGAAGCTAACCTTATTTGATCAACTAGAGTTACAGAAATTGGAGAAATACGGTGGTGCCAAGAGCAAGTCCGATACCAAGAAGGACAAAGGCGATATTTCTATAAAGGCAAAATTAACTGAGTGCCTTTTGGCCAATAGAGGCAAATCGTTGAACTGTTATGAGGAGATGGAggaattcaaaaaactcGTTATGGgttga
- the UBP6 gene encoding ubiquitin-specific protease UBP6: protein MSGETFEFSIRHSGKVYPITLSTDATAADLKSKVEELTQVPSSRQKYMVKGGLTGDESIQISSLIKPGTTVMLLGTPDANLISKPAKKNNFIEDLAPEQQVQQFAQSPVGFKNMGNTCYLNATLQALYRVDDVRDMILNYNPSEGASSSSAQDEETHKQIVIEMKRCFENLHNKSFKSVLPIVLLNTLRKCYPQFAERDQQGGFYKQQDAEELFTQLFHSMSVVFGDKFSEDFRIQFKTTIKDTANETDVTVKENESDSKLQCHISSTTNFMRNGLLESLNEKIEKRSDLTGANSTYSVEKKISRLPRFLTVQYVRFFWKRSTNKKSKILRKVVFPFQLDVADMLTPEYAQEKIKVRDELRKVEKEKNEKEREIKRRKFDPSSSSENDMTPKEQYETQVALSESEQDQWLEEYKKHFPENLEKGENPSCVYNLIGVITHQGANSESGHYQAFIRDELDENKWYKFNDDKVTTVEKEKIESLAGGGESDSALILMYKGFGL from the coding sequence ATGAGTGGTGAAACGTTTGAATTTAGTATTAGACATTCCGGTAAAGTTTACCCAATAACTCTTTCTACTGATGCCACTGCAGCTGACTTGAAGAGTAAAGTAGAGGAATTGACTCAAGTTCCAAGTTCTCGCCAAAAATATATGGTTAAAGGTGGGTTAACTGGTGATGAGTCCATCCAAATATCCTCTTTGATCAAACCAGGAACAACAGTCATGCTATTGGGGACTCCAGATGCTAACTTGATCTCTAAGCcagcaaagaagaacaatttCATCGAAGACCTTGCGCCTGAGCAACAAGTTCAACAGTTTGCTCAATCGCCTGTCGGTTTCAAGAATATGGGTAACACCTGCTATTTAAATGCCACCCTACAGGCTTTATACAGAGTGGATGATGTGAGAGATATGATTCTTAATTATAACCCTTCTGAAGGGGCATCTAGTAGTAGTGcacaagatgaagaaacgCATAAGCAAATTGTCATTGAGATGAAACGTTGTTTCGAGAATTTGCATAATAAGAGTTTTAAGAGCGTTTTGCCCATTGTGCTATTAAATACTTTGAGAAAATGTTATCCACAGTTCGCTGAACGTGATCAACAAGGTGGGTTCTATAAGCAACAAGACGCTGAAGAATTGTTTACACAACTGTTCCATAGTATGAGTGTTGTATTTGGTGATAAGTTTTCTGAAGATTTTAGGATTCAATTTAAAACTACTATCAAAGATACGGCTAATGAAACCGATGTTACCGTTAAGGAAAACGAGAGCGATTCCAAATTACAATGCCATATTTCCAGTACTACAAATTTCATGAGAAATGGACTACTCGAAAGCTTAAAcgaaaaaatcgaaaaaagATCAGATCTTACTGGCGCCAATTCCACTTATAGtgtagaaaagaaaatatcaagatTACCAAGATTCTTAACCGTCCAATACgttagatttttttggaaaagatcCACCAACAAGAAATCCAAGATTTTGCGTAAGGTTGTTTTCCCATTTCAATTGGACGTTGCCGATATGCTTACACCAGAATATGCGCAAGAGAAGATAAAAGTTCGTGATGAATTaagaaaagttgaaaaggagaaaaatgaaaaagaaagagaaatcaAAAGGCGTAAATTTGACCCATCATCGTCCAGCGAAAATGACATGACACCAAAGGAACAATATGAGACGCAAGTAGCTCTTAGCGAAAGTGAACAAGATCAATGGTTGGAAGAGTACAAAAAACATTTCCCTGAAAATTTGGAGAAGGGTGAGAACCCATCGTGTGTTTATAACTTAATTGGTGTCATTACACATCAAGGTGCCAATTCTGAATCTGGACATTATCAAGCTTTTATAAGGGATGAATTGGACGAAAATAAGTGGTATAAATTCAATGACGATAAAGTTACCACtgttgaaaaggaaaaaattgaatcGCTAGCTGGTGGTGGTGAGAGTGATAGTGCATTGATTTTAATGTATAAAGGGTTCGGTTTGTGA
- the GCN20 gene encoding putative AAA family ATPase GCN20 yields MPSIGSQVRKAAASIDPIVTDYAVGYFNHLSGITFDAVQSKQVDLPNEVKFVSDLLVDAGAPRSKVDELAQSILEQLSIQLKENEAKLELTGDTSKRLLDINVLKSHNSKSNINTSLSMMGVNGDIEHAGRNMETRVDLKKLAKAEQKIAKKVAKRNNKFVQYEASKLIDDEKDEDYDSFFLQINPLEFGSSAGKSKDIHIDTFDLYVGDGQRILSNAQLTLSFGHRYGLVGQNGIGKSTLLRALSRRELNVPKHVSILHVEQELRGDETKALQSVLDADVWRKQLLSEEVKINERLKEMDTLRSEFEEESLEVKKLDNEREDLDNHLIQISEKLVDMESDKAEARAASILYGLGFSTEAQQQPTNSFSGGWRMRLSLARALFCQPDLLLLDEPSNMLDVPSIAYLSEYLKTYPNTILTVSHDRAFLNEVATDIIYQHNERLDYYRGQDFDSFYTTKEERRKNAQREYDNQMAYRKHLQEFIDKYRYNAAKSQEAQSRIKKLEKLPVLEPPEQDKTVDFKFPECDKLSPPIIQLQDVFFGYNENNLLLKDVNLDVQMDSRIALVGANGCGKTTLLKIMMEQLRPTKGFVSRNPRLRIGYFTQHHVDSMDLNTSAVDWMSNSFPGKTDEEYRRHLGSFGITGTLGLQKMQLLSGGQKSRVAFAALCLNNPHILVLDEPSNHLDTTGLDALVDALKNFNGGVLMVSHDISVINSVCKEIWVSEEGTVKRFEGSIYGYRDYILESADAAGVVKKH; encoded by the coding sequence ATGCCTAGTATCGGTTCCCAAGTGAGAAAGGCTGCAGCAAGCATTGATCCTATCGTCACTGATTATGCCGTAGGATATTTCAATCATTTATCCGGTATCACTTTCGATGCCGTTCAAAGTAAGCAAGTCGATTTGCCCAACGAAGTCAAGTTCGTCTCTGATTTGCTGGTTGATGCAGGCGCTCCAAGGAGCAAAGTGGATGAATTGGCCCAAAGCATATTGGAGCAATTGAGTATCCAactaaaggaaaatgaGGCCAAATTGGAACTAACTGGTGATACATCAAAGAGACTGCTAGACATTAATGTCTTGAAGAGCCACAATAGTAAGTCCAACATCAACACCTCCTTGAGCATGATGGGTGTCAACGGTGACATTGAACATGCTGGTAGAAATATGGAAACCAGAgtggatttgaaaaaactagCCAAGGCTGAACAAAAGATCGCCAAGAAAGTCGCCAAGAGAAATAATAAGTTTGTTCAATACGAGGCTTCAAAATTGATCGATGACGAAAAGGACGAAGACTACGattccttcttcttgcaaATCAACCCACTGGAATTCGGTTCATCCGCCGGTAAATCAAAAGATATTCATATCGATACTTTCGATTTGTATGTCGGTGATGGCCAAAGAATTCTTTCTAATGCTCAATTGACCCTAAGTTTCGGCCACAGATATGGTCTTGTGGGTCAAAATGGTATCGGTAAATCCACTTTACTAAGAGCCTTGTCTAGAAGAGAACTAAACGTTCCTAAACACGTTTCCATTCTGCATGTGGAACAAGAACTTAGAGGTGACGAGACAAAGGCCCTGCAGAGTGTCTTGGATGCTGATGTTTGGAGAAAACAACTGCTAAGTGAAGAAGTCAAGATCAATGAAAGGTTAAAGGAAATGGATACTTTGAGAAGCGAATTCGAGGAAGAGAGTTTGGAAGTTAAAAAATTGGAcaatgaaagagaagatTTGGACAATCATTTGATACAAATCTCCGAAAAATTAGTCGATATGGAATCCGACAAGGCTGAAGCGAGAGCCGCTTCCATATTATACGGTTTGGGTTTCAGTACAGAGGCACAACAACAACCTACCAACTCGTTCTCTGGTGGTTGGAGAATGAGATTATCACTGGCAAGAGCCTTGTTCTGTCAACCAGATCTGTTGCTATTAGATGAACCTTCCAATATGTTGGATGTCCCATCCATTGCATACTTGTCAGAATACTTGAAAACTTATCCAAACACAATCTTGACAGTTTCTCACGATCGTGCATTTTTGAACGAAGTCGCTACAGACATCATATACCAACACAACGAAAGATTGGACTACTATAGAGGCCAAGATTTCGATTCCTTTTATACCACAAAGGAGGAACGTAGAAAGAATGCTCAACGTGAATACGATAACCAAATGGCTTACAGAAAGCATTTGCAAGAGTTTATCGACAAGTATAGATACAATGCTGCCAAATCACAAGAAGCTCAAtcaagaatcaaaaaattggaaaaacttCCCGTTTTGGAACCACCAGAACAGGACAAAACCGTTGATTTCAAATTCCCTGAATGTGATAAATTATCCCCACCTATTATTCAACTACAAGACGTTTTCTTTGGctataatgaaaacaaccTGCTATTGAAAGACGTGAACTTGGATGTTCAAATGGATTCTAGAATTGCGCTTGTGGGTGCTAACGGTTGTGGTAAAACTACATTACTAAAGATCATGATGGAACAATTAAGACCAACCAAGGGTTTCGTATCAAGAAACCCAAGGTTGCGTATTGGTTACTTCACGCAACATCATGTGGACTCTATGGATTTGAACACTTCTGCCGTGGATTGGATGTCTAATTCTTTCCCAGGTAAGACCGACGAAGAATACAGACGTCATTTGGGTTCGTTTGGTATCACTGGTACTTTGGGTTTACAAAAAATGCAACTGTTGTCCGGTGGTCAAAAATCACGTGTGGCGTTTGCTGCCTTGTGTCTAAACAACCCACATATCTTGGTTCTGGATGAACCTTCTAACCATTTGGATACTACCGGTCTAGATGCCTTGGTGGATGCCTTGAAGAACTTTAACGGTGGTGTTTTGATGGTTTCCCATGATATCTCCGTTATTAACTCTGTCTGCAAGGAGATCTGGGTCTCAGAAGAAGGTACCGTCAAGAGATTCGAAGGTTCTATTTACGGCTATAGAGATTATATCTTGGAATCTGCTGATGCCGCCGGTGTCGTTAAAAAACATTAG
- the IGD1 gene encoding Igd1p, translated as MPNSHLNAPQLGTSASYARSQDFLNIDEPPSAQETPSVSTFNLPGPTTPAPTAEKPTPMLRRRSTNYMDALSSRAQARERESSIGEHAPIPIPAPAPAPVSESSSGAVSAAERRGSGPMDFQNTIHNLQYQTTNDSDMSHAGVDMGDSISHTPASSGTSDQPIFKSSFLNNGSGNNTRIPRDAALQPDPPRRKSSFKYEDFKKDIYNKLHMFEDK; from the coding sequence ATGCCGAACAGTCACCTGAACGCACCCCAGCTGGGCACGTCTGCAAGCTACGCCAGGTCGCAGGACTTCCTCAACATTGACGAGCCGCCCTCTGCGCAGGAAACGCCCAGCGTTTCTACGTTCAACCTCCCGGGCCCAACCACGCCCGCCCCCACCGCGGAGAAACCCACCCCCATGCTCAGACGGCGGTCCACTAACTACATGGACGCACTCAGTTCCCGGGCACAAGCCCGGGAACGCGAGAGCAGCATCGGCGAGCACGCTCCGATCCCGATCCCGGCCCCGGCCCCGGCCCCGGTCTCGGAGTCTTCCTCGGGAGCAGTCTCCGCTGCTGAGCGCAGGGGCAGCGGACCCATGGACTTCCAGAATACCATCCACAACTTGCAGTACCAAACCACCAACGACTCGGACATGAGCCACGCGGGCGTGGACATGGGCGACTCCATCTCGCACACGCCGGCCAGCTCCGGAACAAGTGACCAGCCAATCTTCAAGAGCTCGTTCCTCAACAACGGCAGCGGTAACAACACTAGGATTCCTCGCGACGCCGCCTTGCAACCCGATCCGCCACGCAGGAAGTCGTCCTTTAAGTACGAGGACTTCAAAAAGGACATCTACAACAAGCTTCACATGTTCGAGGACAAGTAA